In a genomic window of Corynebacterium lizhenjunii:
- a CDS encoding DUF1906 domain-containing protein produces MSTPPAGGLSRRSFLTATALGAATLATSATLAPKAHAYTGAPGPVLGTVIDYSAGVPSAAAIKAAGHLGAVRYVSQRRPDAQWMKGKPVTLAETRAQAAAGLATASVYQFGRASTADWLQGAAGAATHAPQAIALHKAAGGPTGRPIYIAIDDNPTRAQYDSLIRPYLLAFSAALRAAGYSTGIYGNYNVIEWASREGIGSFYWMHDWGSNGKIHPRTTIHQLPQNRQATIDGVVVDINNVYARDWGQWTPGQRPAPAPTPVDPGAAIAPQDVLSQLSSRMGGSSLTPQQLQGGIDLLTTIGKAVR; encoded by the coding sequence ATGTCTACCCCACCCGCAGGCGGGCTCAGCCGCCGAAGCTTCCTCACCGCCACCGCGCTGGGTGCTGCCACGCTGGCCACAAGCGCAACCTTGGCGCCGAAGGCACACGCATACACCGGTGCTCCTGGCCCCGTGCTAGGCACCGTCATCGACTACTCGGCAGGAGTGCCCAGCGCTGCGGCAATCAAGGCAGCCGGCCACCTGGGCGCAGTTCGCTACGTGTCCCAACGTCGGCCGGACGCGCAGTGGATGAAAGGCAAACCAGTCACGCTGGCAGAAACCCGCGCCCAGGCAGCGGCGGGACTGGCCACGGCATCGGTCTACCAATTTGGCCGCGCGTCTACTGCAGACTGGCTCCAAGGAGCAGCAGGCGCCGCCACGCACGCCCCACAGGCCATCGCCTTGCACAAGGCCGCCGGCGGGCCCACCGGAAGGCCCATCTACATCGCTATTGATGACAACCCCACCCGCGCACAGTACGACAGCCTCATTCGCCCCTATCTACTAGCCTTTAGTGCGGCCCTGCGCGCCGCAGGCTACAGCACCGGTATCTATGGCAACTACAACGTCATCGAGTGGGCCAGCCGCGAGGGCATCGGCAGTTTCTACTGGATGCACGACTGGGGCTCCAATGGCAAAATCCACCCGCGCACCACCATCCACCAGCTGCCGCAAAACCGGCAAGCCACCATCGATGGAGTCGTTGTGGACATCAATAATGTTTATGCGCGCGACTGGGGCCAGTGGACACCCGGGCAGCGACCTGCACCCGCGCCTACCCCTGTAGACCCTGGCGCAGCGATTGCACCCCAGGACGTTCTGTCGCAGCTATCGTCACGCATGGGAGGTTCAAGCCTGACCCCGCAACAGCTACAAGGCGGGATCGACCTGCTCACCACTATTGGCAAGGCAGTTCGCTAG
- a CDS encoding mycoredoxin encodes MSVETPQTSAHVTIFAADWCPFCNNLRKRLDRTETPYDLVDVEAEGTEDINEWIESVNDGNRIVPTVLYSDGTHATNPEASAVRAKLRELTGESA; translated from the coding sequence ATGAGCGTTGAAACTCCCCAGACTTCCGCCCACGTCACCATCTTTGCTGCGGACTGGTGCCCGTTTTGCAACAACCTGCGCAAGCGCCTCGACCGCACCGAAACGCCCTATGACCTGGTAGACGTGGAGGCCGAAGGCACCGAGGACATCAACGAGTGGATTGAATCTGTCAACGACGGCAACCGGATCGTGCCCACGGTTCTATATTCCGACGGCACCCACGCCACCAACCCGGAAGCCTCCGCCGTACGCGCCAAGCTGCGTGAACTCACTGGCGAGTCCGCCTAG
- a CDS encoding dihydrofolate reductase → MLGAIWAQSRDGIIGDGTSMPWHVPEDLQYFKKMTMGAPVLMGRRTWESLNPRFRPLPGRDNLVLSRQAAGPWSAGATVVRELSDAPSTSWVIGGGQVYAAALPYVDRIEVTLMGADIGGALGSAAVYAPAIPAEFSLIQESDWLTSSEGHLTLPGIPPSDLPLKYKFLSYERKEAA, encoded by the coding sequence ATGTTGGGGGCAATCTGGGCGCAGTCCCGCGACGGCATCATCGGCGATGGCACCTCCATGCCCTGGCACGTTCCAGAAGATCTCCAGTACTTCAAGAAGATGACCATGGGCGCGCCCGTCCTCATGGGCCGGCGCACTTGGGAGTCGCTCAACCCGCGCTTCCGTCCCCTGCCCGGTCGCGACAACCTTGTGCTCTCCCGCCAGGCCGCGGGCCCCTGGTCTGCTGGTGCCACCGTGGTGCGTGAGCTTTCCGATGCCCCCTCAACCAGCTGGGTCATCGGCGGCGGCCAGGTCTACGCCGCGGCACTGCCATACGTTGACCGGATCGAAGTCACCCTCATGGGCGCTGACATTGGCGGCGCCCTAGGAAGCGCCGCTGTCTACGCCCCCGCTATTCCCGCCGAGTTTTCTCTGATCCAGGAGTCGGACTGGCTCACCAGCTCCGAGGGCCACCTCACTTTACCCGGAATACCTCCCAGCGACTTGCCGTTGAAGTACAAGTTCCTCAGTTATGAAAGAAAGGAAGCCGCCTAA
- a CDS encoding thymidylate synthase: MIPTPYEDLLRRVFEEGAEKTDRTGTGTRSLFGAQLRYDLSKSFPLLTTKKVYFHGVIGELLWFLRGESNVAWLQENNVRIWNEWADESGELGPVYGVQWRSWPTPDGQHIDQIQRALDTLRDNPDSRRNLVSAWNVAELDQMALMPCHLLFQLYVADGKLSLQVYQRSADMFLGVPFNIASYAALAHMFAQQAGLEVGELIWTGGDCHIYNNHFAQVEQQLARTPREYPQLKLHPASSLFDYDFDNFELIGYDPHPTISAQVSV; this comes from the coding sequence ATGATTCCGACTCCGTATGAGGACCTGTTGCGCCGCGTCTTTGAGGAAGGTGCAGAGAAAACCGACCGTACTGGCACCGGCACCCGCTCCCTCTTCGGCGCGCAATTGCGCTACGATCTCTCGAAGTCTTTTCCCCTACTCACCACTAAGAAGGTCTACTTCCACGGTGTCATTGGGGAGCTACTGTGGTTCCTGCGTGGCGAGTCCAACGTGGCTTGGCTGCAAGAAAACAACGTCCGGATTTGGAACGAGTGGGCAGATGAGTCCGGGGAACTAGGCCCCGTCTACGGCGTGCAATGGCGTTCTTGGCCCACCCCGGATGGCCAGCACATTGATCAGATCCAGCGCGCCCTCGATACCCTGCGCGATAATCCTGATTCCCGTCGCAACCTGGTCTCTGCGTGGAATGTGGCAGAACTCGACCAGATGGCGTTGATGCCCTGCCACTTGCTCTTCCAGCTCTATGTCGCCGACGGAAAGCTGTCGTTGCAGGTCTACCAGCGCTCTGCAGACATGTTCCTGGGCGTGCCTTTCAACATCGCCTCTTATGCTGCCCTGGCCCACATGTTTGCCCAGCAAGCAGGCCTCGAGGTGGGCGAGCTGATTTGGACTGGCGGCGACTGCCACATCTACAACAATCACTTTGCCCAGGTAGAGCAGCAGCTAGCCCGCACCCCGCGGGAATACCCCCAGCTCAAACTGCATCCCGCTTCCTCGCTCTTTGACTACGACTTCGATAACTTTGAACTTATCGGGTACGACCCCCACCCGACTATCTCCGCGCAGGTCTCCGTCTAA
- a CDS encoding 3'(2'),5'-bisphosphate nucleotidase CysQ, whose translation MTRELSDSRLTNHIAEGCGEILKGVRTSGLLRGRALGDAGDVLAQEWIARVLAQHRPEDGFLSEEATDNPARLKKDRVWIVDPLDGTKEFSTGRQDWAIHIALVINGIPEHAAVGMPDLGVTFKSSDVRAVTGPLSKRFVVSRNRPPAVAQYIAQEMGFETKGIGSAGAKAMHVLLGDFDGYIHSGGQYEWDQAAPVGVARAAGLHCSRLDGSPITFNNEDTFVPDLVICRPEIKDEVLEHAAAYAAAHGGY comes from the coding sequence ATGACCCGCGAACTTTCTGACTCCCGCCTGACAAACCACATCGCCGAAGGCTGCGGCGAAATCCTCAAGGGGGTGCGCACCAGCGGATTGTTGCGTGGGCGGGCATTGGGCGACGCCGGGGATGTCCTGGCCCAGGAGTGGATCGCCCGCGTGCTGGCCCAGCACCGTCCTGAAGATGGCTTTTTGTCTGAGGAAGCCACGGATAACCCCGCGCGGCTAAAGAAGGACCGGGTGTGGATCGTCGATCCCCTCGATGGCACCAAGGAGTTCTCCACCGGCCGTCAAGACTGGGCCATTCACATCGCCTTGGTTATCAACGGCATCCCGGAACACGCTGCGGTAGGCATGCCGGACCTTGGCGTGACGTTTAAGTCTTCCGATGTCCGCGCGGTCACCGGCCCCTTGTCTAAGCGCTTTGTGGTGTCCCGCAATCGCCCGCCTGCGGTGGCGCAGTACATTGCCCAAGAGATGGGCTTTGAGACCAAGGGCATCGGCTCCGCAGGTGCAAAGGCCATGCACGTGTTGCTGGGTGACTTTGATGGTTACATTCACTCCGGGGGCCAGTACGAGTGGGATCAGGCCGCCCCTGTGGGCGTGGCGCGTGCTGCTGGTTTGCACTGCTCCCGCCTGGATGGCAGCCCCATTACCTTCAATAATGAGGACACCTTTGTCCCGGATCTGGTCATCTGCCGTCCGGAGATTAAAGACGAGGTCCTAGAGCATGCCGCCGCGTACGCCGCCGCCCATGGCGGCTACTAG
- a CDS encoding ATP-dependent helicase, with protein sequence MPENILSKFRPQVAGWFADVFAAPTPVQQQAWEAISAGKHALVVAPTGSGKTLAAFLWALNALVEREGQMALPVGAQGHTQGQSQGQGASAGVKVLYISPLKALGVDVENNLRAPLAGIARVAQRLGLEEPNISVGVRSGDTPQAERNRQLRRPPNVLITTPESAYLMLTSKASGILQTVDTVIIDEIHAVAGTKRGVHLALTLERLTQVAGEFQRIGLSATVRPVETVAHFLGGTRSVEIIAPPGDKHWDLGVHVPVEDMSDLPVPEPGSTIGELTIDDQAGITASDSALPTAKSIWPHIEQELYAEVMAHTSTLVFVNSRRTAERVTSRLNELYAQEHDPDALSPTTRRDPAQLMKQVDVAGTAPALIARAHHGSVSKDERALTERMLKEGSLRAVVATSSLELGIDMGAVDLVVQVESPPAVASGLQRVGRAGHSVGAVSQGSFYPKHRADLLQTAVTVERMRAGQIEQLRVPSNPLDVLAQHTVAAVAVAQTLDVEQWYATVTRAWPYRDLAREVFDAVIDLVSGVYPSTDFAELRPRVVFDRLSGQLTARPGAQRVAVTNGGTIPDRGMFGVFLVGGSDSPRRVGELDEEMVYESRVGDVFTLGASSWRIEDITRDQVLVSPAPGHTGRLPFWNGDQPGRPYELGKALGTFRREAHAQPQRVPQGLDARARRNLLAYLEEQQEATGLVPDEKTLLLERFTDELGDWRVVLHTPFGRPVNAAWALAVGHRVATLTGMDPQAVAGDDGIVLRIPEGESVPDAGLFLFDADEIAQIVTEQVGNSALFASRFRECAARALLLPQHNPGKRAPLWQQRQRAEQLLDVARKYPSFPIILETVRECVQDVYDLPALQETMRDLAQRRIRIAEVTTQQPSPFASSLLFNYTGAFMYEGDSPLAEKRAAALALDPALLAKLLGTVELRELLDPDIIADVHAQLQWLTPQRRARSAEQVADLLRVVGPVPVAQLGEHAEVPLSAVESLGKRIMRVRIGGVEHLAQALDAPLLRDGLGVPVPPGIAAQQATITDALAQLVSRWARTRGPFTVPELADALGLSPSAAHTVLASLDGLVQGHYRQGVAEEEYVAAEVLRTIRSRSLAAARAATEPVSAATFGRFLPQWQQVGGQLAGVDGVFAVIEQLAGVRLPASAWESLVLPARVANYHPTMLDELTANGEVLIVGAGKAAANDPWIMLLPTEDAPDLAPQANTEGLTVVQTQLLEAFRGGGSFLVAEVAGRVAATSVELREALWGLVEAGLVSPDSFAPIRAHLATTGRPTRSRRGRSGRLAPDLAGRWGLTVAPGDVTSRSVTLGQRWLERYGVLTRGSVVAEDTVGGFALAYKVLSGFEESGKAIRGYVIEGLGAAQFSTPAVIDRLRGLADSPDVHGWPSGATTVETHVLAAADPANPYGAALPWPEGDGDAARPSRAAGALVVLMDGLPVAHLTRGGKTLTTFFAALPAGIDQQEVVAGIVDGLRQAVTADRLAPLVIEKANGQPIFGSELAKQLRAAGLGITPKGVRVSQNVVNTAVNTAVNTGVSKESHARGRFRPSAIPET encoded by the coding sequence ATGCCTGAAAACATCTTGAGCAAATTCCGCCCCCAAGTCGCGGGGTGGTTTGCAGATGTCTTCGCCGCCCCCACCCCGGTGCAGCAACAAGCCTGGGAGGCCATTTCCGCAGGCAAACACGCCCTGGTGGTAGCCCCCACCGGCTCTGGCAAGACCCTGGCGGCCTTCCTGTGGGCACTCAATGCCCTGGTGGAGCGGGAGGGGCAAATGGCATTGCCCGTTGGCGCACAGGGGCACACACAGGGCCAGTCGCAGGGGCAGGGGGCATCGGCAGGCGTGAAGGTGCTCTACATCTCCCCACTAAAAGCCCTGGGAGTAGACGTAGAGAATAATCTGCGCGCACCGCTGGCGGGCATTGCCCGGGTGGCGCAGCGCCTGGGGTTGGAGGAGCCCAACATTAGCGTGGGCGTGCGCTCTGGGGATACCCCGCAGGCGGAGCGCAACCGTCAGCTGCGCCGCCCGCCGAATGTGCTCATCACCACCCCGGAATCTGCCTACCTTATGCTCACCTCGAAAGCGTCTGGCATATTGCAGACGGTCGATACGGTGATTATTGATGAGATTCATGCGGTAGCCGGCACCAAGCGGGGAGTGCACCTGGCGTTGACCCTGGAGCGCCTGACGCAGGTGGCCGGGGAGTTCCAGCGCATCGGGCTTTCCGCCACGGTGCGCCCAGTAGAAACAGTGGCGCATTTTCTGGGCGGCACCCGCTCCGTTGAGATCATCGCACCCCCGGGAGACAAACACTGGGACCTAGGAGTGCACGTGCCGGTCGAGGACATGTCTGACCTGCCCGTGCCGGAGCCAGGTTCGACCATTGGGGAGCTCACCATCGATGATCAGGCGGGCATCACCGCCAGCGACTCCGCCTTGCCCACCGCCAAATCTATTTGGCCCCACATCGAGCAGGAACTCTATGCGGAAGTCATGGCGCACACCTCTACGCTGGTCTTTGTCAACTCCCGGCGCACGGCAGAGCGTGTGACCAGCAGGCTCAATGAGCTCTATGCTCAAGAGCATGATCCGGACGCTCTTTCTCCCACCACTCGCCGGGACCCGGCGCAGCTGATGAAGCAAGTTGATGTGGCCGGAACCGCCCCGGCGCTTATCGCCCGCGCCCACCACGGCTCGGTGTCTAAGGATGAGCGCGCCTTGACGGAGAGGATGCTCAAGGAAGGCTCCTTGCGTGCGGTGGTGGCCACCAGCTCCTTGGAGTTGGGCATTGACATGGGGGCGGTGGACTTGGTAGTGCAGGTAGAGTCCCCGCCCGCGGTGGCCTCCGGGTTGCAGCGCGTGGGCCGCGCCGGGCACTCCGTGGGGGCGGTCTCCCAGGGGTCTTTCTACCCGAAGCACCGCGCCGACCTGCTGCAGACCGCTGTGACGGTGGAGCGCATGCGCGCCGGGCAGATTGAGCAACTGCGGGTACCGTCCAACCCCCTGGATGTGTTGGCGCAGCACACCGTTGCTGCGGTGGCCGTAGCGCAGACTTTGGACGTGGAGCAGTGGTATGCCACCGTCACCCGGGCGTGGCCCTACCGCGACTTGGCGCGGGAGGTCTTTGATGCCGTCATTGACTTAGTCTCTGGGGTGTACCCCAGCACAGATTTTGCGGAATTGCGCCCACGGGTGGTCTTTGACCGGTTGTCTGGCCAGTTGACCGCCCGCCCGGGGGCGCAGCGCGTCGCAGTGACTAACGGCGGAACTATCCCAGATCGCGGCATGTTCGGGGTCTTCCTGGTTGGCGGCTCCGACTCCCCACGGCGGGTAGGTGAGCTAGACGAGGAAATGGTCTATGAATCCCGGGTGGGGGACGTGTTTACCCTGGGGGCCTCTTCGTGGCGAATTGAAGACATCACGCGGGACCAGGTGCTGGTCAGCCCCGCGCCCGGGCACACGGGGCGGCTGCCGTTTTGGAATGGGGATCAGCCCGGGCGGCCCTATGAACTGGGAAAGGCGCTGGGGACATTTCGCCGAGAAGCCCACGCCCAGCCGCAGCGCGTGCCGCAGGGGCTCGACGCCCGCGCCCGCCGTAATCTGCTGGCGTACTTAGAGGAGCAGCAGGAGGCCACGGGCCTGGTCCCGGATGAAAAGACGCTGCTCCTAGAGCGATTTACCGATGAGCTAGGGGATTGGCGGGTAGTGCTGCACACCCCCTTTGGCCGGCCGGTCAATGCCGCGTGGGCGTTGGCAGTGGGGCACAGGGTGGCCACGCTCACCGGCATGGACCCGCAGGCGGTGGCCGGTGATGATGGCATTGTGCTGCGCATTCCGGAGGGCGAGTCCGTCCCGGACGCCGGCCTCTTTCTGTTTGACGCAGACGAGATTGCGCAGATTGTCACAGAACAGGTGGGTAACTCTGCGCTCTTTGCTTCTCGTTTCCGGGAGTGCGCGGCGCGGGCCTTGTTGCTGCCCCAGCACAATCCAGGCAAGCGGGCGCCGTTGTGGCAGCAGCGCCAGCGCGCGGAGCAGTTGCTAGACGTGGCGCGCAAGTATCCGTCTTTCCCCATCATTTTGGAAACAGTGCGGGAGTGTGTGCAAGATGTCTACGATCTCCCCGCGCTGCAGGAGACCATGCGCGATCTGGCGCAGCGCCGCATTCGCATTGCAGAGGTAACCACGCAGCAGCCCTCACCCTTTGCGTCTTCGCTGCTGTTCAATTACACCGGCGCGTTTATGTATGAAGGCGATAGTCCGCTGGCGGAAAAGCGGGCTGCTGCCTTGGCTTTGGATCCGGCGTTGCTGGCGAAGCTGTTGGGCACGGTTGAGCTGCGGGAGCTGTTGGATCCGGACATCATCGCAGATGTCCACGCCCAGTTGCAGTGGCTGACTCCCCAGCGGCGGGCCCGCAGCGCCGAGCAGGTGGCTGACTTGTTAAGGGTGGTGGGCCCGGTGCCGGTGGCGCAGCTGGGCGAGCATGCAGAGGTTCCGCTCAGCGCTGTGGAGAGCCTGGGCAAGCGGATTATGCGGGTGCGCATTGGTGGGGTGGAGCACCTGGCGCAGGCTCTAGACGCGCCGTTGTTGCGCGATGGCTTGGGCGTGCCGGTGCCGCCAGGCATTGCAGCGCAGCAGGCCACCATTACTGACGCTTTGGCGCAGCTGGTGTCGCGGTGGGCCCGAACTCGCGGTCCGTTTACGGTGCCAGAGCTTGCCGATGCCCTCGGCCTGTCCCCCTCGGCTGCACACACCGTCCTGGCCAGCCTAGACGGGCTGGTCCAGGGCCACTACCGTCAAGGTGTGGCGGAGGAGGAGTACGTGGCTGCGGAGGTGCTGCGCACTATTCGCTCCCGTTCTTTGGCGGCGGCGAGGGCGGCCACAGAACCGGTGTCGGCCGCGACGTTCGGGCGCTTTTTGCCGCAGTGGCAGCAGGTGGGCGGGCAGCTTGCCGGGGTTGATGGCGTATTTGCGGTGATAGAGCAGCTCGCTGGGGTGCGCCTGCCGGCGTCGGCGTGGGAGTCGCTAGTGCTCCCAGCACGCGTGGCTAATTACCATCCGACGATGTTGGATGAGCTCACCGCTAATGGCGAGGTGCTCATTGTGGGCGCGGGAAAGGCGGCGGCTAATGATCCCTGGATCATGTTGCTGCCCACCGAGGATGCCCCGGACCTGGCTCCCCAGGCGAATACCGAGGGCCTAACCGTGGTGCAAACTCAGCTGCTGGAGGCCTTCCGCGGTGGGGGTAGCTTCTTAGTTGCTGAGGTGGCCGGCCGGGTGGCTGCTACCAGTGTGGAACTGCGCGAGGCCCTGTGGGGCCTGGTGGAAGCGGGACTGGTCAGTCCAGATTCTTTCGCCCCCATTCGCGCCCACTTGGCCACCACTGGCCGGCCGACGCGCTCGCGGCGTGGGCGCAGTGGGCGCCTGGCCCCGGACCTGGCCGGGCGCTGGGGGCTTACAGTCGCGCCTGGCGATGTCACCTCGCGGTCAGTCACTCTGGGGCAGAGATGGCTGGAGCGCTACGGGGTCCTTACCCGCGGCAGCGTGGTCGCAGAAGACACGGTGGGCGGCTTCGCCTTAGCGTATAAAGTCTTATCGGGGTTTGAAGAGTCCGGGAAGGCCATACGCGGCTATGTCATCGAGGGGCTAGGCGCAGCCCAGTTTTCTACCCCGGCGGTTATCGACCGCCTGCGGGGGCTGGCAGATAGCCCCGATGTGCACGGGTGGCCCTCGGGTGCTACCACCGTCGAGACTCATGTGTTGGCAGCGGCTGATCCCGCTAACCCTTATGGTGCGGCGTTGCCGTGGCCCGAAGGCGATGGTGATGCCGCCCGCCCCTCCCGCGCCGCAGGCGCCCTGGTGGTGCTCATGGATGGACTCCCCGTGGCCCACCTCACCCGGGGTGGCAAGACCTTGACCACGTTCTTTGCGGCGCTTCCGGCGGGAATTGACCAGCAAGAAGTAGTCGCCGGTATTGTAGACGGGCTGCGCCAGGCAGTCACCGCAGACCGCTTGGCGCCGCTGGTAATCGAAAAGGCCAACGGCCAGCCAATCTTTGGCTCTGAGTTGGCAAAGCAATTGCGCGCAGCCGGATTGGGGATTACCCCAAAGGGAGTGCGGGTTTCTCAAAACGTAGTGAATACTGCCGTGAATACTGCAGTGAATACTGGAGTGAGTAAGGAGAGCCATGCCCGAGGGAGATTCCGTCCTTCAGCTATCCCAGAAACTTAA
- a CDS encoding Fpg/Nei family DNA glycosylase has product MPEGDSVLQLSQKLKFMEQQVVAACSIRVPRFATVNVQGWRCTRVWPYGKHLFMSFAHPEHAPLVLHTHLKMDGRWGIYRAGQRWRQPAHTARVVLRLGEVEVVGHRLGMVEVFPQREYAQRISHLGPDILDPQWQHNGLREEAIARIEAQPQRAIGVALLDQGNVAGIGNEYRAETCFIAGVHPGRAVAETNVPAIVDIARRLMWANRNAPVRVSTGVRRAGETTYVFGRENARCRRCGTPIAKASLGEDYERIIWWCPQCQPA; this is encoded by the coding sequence ATGCCCGAGGGAGATTCCGTCCTTCAGCTATCCCAGAAACTTAAGTTCATGGAACAGCAGGTGGTGGCAGCGTGCTCCATTCGGGTACCCCGCTTTGCCACCGTCAATGTGCAAGGCTGGCGGTGCACCAGAGTATGGCCCTACGGAAAGCACCTCTTTATGTCCTTTGCCCACCCCGAACACGCGCCGCTGGTGCTGCATACCCACCTGAAGATGGATGGACGCTGGGGCATTTACCGCGCCGGGCAGCGCTGGCGCCAGCCCGCCCACACCGCGCGCGTGGTGCTGCGACTGGGGGAGGTAGAAGTGGTGGGGCACCGCTTAGGCATGGTGGAGGTCTTCCCGCAGCGTGAGTATGCCCAGCGTATTAGCCACCTAGGTCCCGACATTCTGGATCCCCAGTGGCAACATAATGGGCTGCGGGAAGAGGCCATTGCCCGCATTGAGGCCCAACCGCAGCGCGCCATCGGCGTGGCATTATTGGACCAGGGCAACGTGGCGGGCATAGGCAATGAATACCGGGCAGAGACCTGCTTCATCGCCGGGGTGCACCCCGGCCGGGCCGTGGCGGAAACCAATGTCCCGGCCATAGTCGATATTGCCCGGCGGCTCATGTGGGCCAACCGCAATGCCCCAGTTCGGGTGAGCACTGGCGTGCGTCGCGCCGGGGAGACCACCTATGTCTTCGGCCGCGAAAACGCCCGCTGCAGGCGCTGCGGCACCCCCATTGCTAAGGCCAGCTTGGGGGAAGACTATGAGCGCATTATTTGGTGGTGCCCTCAGTGCCAGCCCGCCTAG
- a CDS encoding MFS transporter codes for MSPLSRLFPLFAILLAAANMRTAITGLSPLLAQIQTELGMSSTMVGLIGTVPTAMFAFGAFILPRIRQHLTLSQLMLAALLLSATGQALRVVYPSQWVLLAGSVAALCGIGALNAAMPLAVREYFPQRVPSVTMAYLLVCQLVLTAAPVLAVPFAARAGWQVAVGAWAVLALVAALAWAPLRSQQAVLADAPSFRLPVWRTPVGLGLAFLYGSNSLVAYTVMTFLPKVFIEAGRSAEFGAGMLGIWSAVGLPVVLAGPWLAGHLPRPFPVVVTAGAFFSVSLLGLAFAPLAAPVLWTVLSALGAIVFSMATVLVNLRARTAQGATSLTSFGQGVGYTIACVGPFATGALRQVSGSFAAPLAVLSVIGVVTVVAGFFATRPVYVEDQLARRAGTEGTTK; via the coding sequence ATGAGCCCTCTCTCACGCCTCTTCCCTCTCTTCGCCATCTTGCTGGCGGCTGCAAATATGCGCACCGCCATCACGGGCTTGTCTCCCCTCCTGGCCCAAATCCAAACCGAATTGGGCATGAGTTCCACCATGGTGGGCCTCATTGGCACCGTGCCCACGGCCATGTTTGCCTTCGGCGCGTTTATACTGCCACGCATCCGCCAGCACTTAACGTTAAGCCAGCTGATGCTTGCCGCCCTGCTGCTCAGCGCCACCGGGCAGGCGTTGCGGGTGGTTTATCCTTCCCAATGGGTGCTACTGGCGGGGTCAGTGGCGGCACTGTGCGGTATCGGCGCACTCAATGCCGCCATGCCCCTGGCCGTGCGGGAGTACTTTCCGCAGCGGGTGCCGTCGGTAACCATGGCGTATCTGCTGGTGTGTCAGCTGGTGCTCACCGCCGCCCCGGTACTGGCGGTGCCCTTTGCCGCCCGGGCCGGCTGGCAGGTTGCCGTGGGCGCGTGGGCGGTCCTGGCCCTGGTGGCTGCCCTGGCCTGGGCACCGTTGCGCTCCCAACAGGCTGTGCTTGCCGATGCCCCCTCTTTCCGCCTGCCCGTCTGGCGGACCCCCGTGGGGTTGGGGCTAGCGTTCCTCTATGGCTCCAACTCCCTGGTGGCGTACACGGTGATGACGTTTTTGCCCAAGGTTTTTATTGAGGCCGGCCGCAGTGCGGAGTTCGGGGCCGGGATGCTGGGCATCTGGTCCGCAGTGGGGTTGCCGGTGGTATTGGCCGGCCCTTGGCTGGCGGGCCACCTGCCCCGACCTTTTCCCGTGGTGGTCACCGCAGGGGCGTTCTTTAGTGTTTCGCTGCTGGGGCTGGCCTTTGCCCCGCTGGCTGCGCCGGTGTTGTGGACGGTGCTGTCCGCGCTGGGGGCAATCGTGTTTTCCATGGCCACGGTGCTGGTCAACCTACGGGCGCGCACGGCACAGGGCGCTACGTCATTAACGTCGTTTGGCCAAGGGGTGGGATATACCATTGCTTGTGTAGGCCCCTTTGCTACTGGCGCGTTACGGCAGGTCTCGGGCTCTTTTGCCGCGCCTTTGGCGGTGCTCTCCGTCATCGGAGTGGTCACTGTGGTGGCAGGATTTTTTGCCACCCGGCCGGTGTATGTCGAAGACCAGCTTGCTAGGCGGGCTGGCACTGAGGGCACCACCAAATAA